In Eretmochelys imbricata isolate rEreImb1 chromosome 14, rEreImb1.hap1, whole genome shotgun sequence, a genomic segment contains:
- the SPATA20 gene encoding spermatogenesis-associated protein 20 isoform X1: MISAPLLRRGCCLLSRRAGASRTAWTRRTVFLRGGPAMATGGKSSRSSIHRYTNRLINEKSPYLLQHAHNPVDWYPWGQEAFDKSKKENKLIFLSVGYSTCHWCHVMEQESFKNKEIGKILNDNFVCIKVDREERPDVDKVYMTFVQATSSGGGWPMSVWLTPDLKPFVGGTYFPPEDGIYQVGFRTVLLRIADQWKQNKNALLENSQRIMSALLARAEIGIKGEDSPPPFPEVMARCFQQLSESYDEEYGGFSEFPKFPTPVNLNFLFTYWTLHRASPDGARALQMVLHTLKMMAYGGIHDHIAQGFHRYSTDQRWHVPHFEKMLYDQGQLAVAYARAFQISGDEFFADVAADVLLYVSRDLSDRAGGFYSAEDADSYPTAKSKEKREGAFCVWTAEEIRRLLPEPVEGASERKTLADVFMHHYGIKEGGNVSPAKDPHQELRGQNVLIVQYSLELTAARFGLGLEQLKTMLVKSRERLCEARGHRPRPHLDTKMLASWNGLMISGFAQSGAILGKEEYVSRAGLAADFLRGHLFDASSGRLLRSCYRGKGSSVEQSAVPIQGFLEDYVFVIQALFDLYEASLNQSWLEWAVQLQRKQDELFWDAKGFAYFSSEAGDSSLLLRLKDDQDGVEPSANSVAVANLLRAACYSGNMEWVEKAGQILAAFSERLLKIPVALPEMARATVAFHRTLKQVVICGAPEGEDTKDLLRCVHSVFAPNKVLMLADGDSTGFLYHHLPFLSSLERKDGKATAYLCENFACSLPVTSSQELRRLLLL, encoded by the exons ATGATCTCCGCCCCCCTCCTGCGCCGCGGCTGCTGCCTGCTGTCCCGCCGGGCCGGAGCGAGCCGAACCGCCTGGACTCGCAG GACTGTGTTTCTGAGAGGGGGCCCAGCCATGGCCACAGGAGGGAAAAGCAGCCGATCTAGCATCCATCGTTACACCAACCGTCTGATTAACGAGAAGTCTCCCTACCTCCTCCAGCATGCCCACAATCCGGTGgactg gTACCCGTGGGGCCAGGAAGCCTTTGATaaatcaaagaaagaaaacaagctgATATTTCTGTCAG TCGGCTATTCCACCTGCCACTGGTGCCACGTGATGGAGCAGGAGTCCTTCAAGAACAAAGAGATCGGCAAGATTCTGAACGACAACTTTGTGTGCATAAAAGTGGATCGTGAGGAGCGACCAGATGTGGATAAAGTTTACATGACCTTTGTGCAG GCCACCAGCAGTGGAGGGGGCTGGCCAATGAGTGTGTGGCTGACTCCTGACCTCAAACCCTTCGTAGGTGGGACGTATTTCCCTCCTGAAGATGGAATTTACCAAGTTGGCTTTCGGACGGTGCTGCTCCGAATTGCTGATCAG TGGAAGCAGAACAAAAATGCCCTTTTGGAGAATAGCCAGAGGATTATGTCAGCGCTGCTGGCAAGGGCTGAGATCGGCATCAAAGGGGAAGATTCGCCCCCACCTTTTCCAGAGGTCATGGCCAGGTGTTTCCAGCAGCTGTCTGAATCATATGATGAGGAATATGGTGGCTTTTCAGAGTTTCCAAAGTTTCCCACGCCAG TCAATTTAAATTTCCTGTTCACATACTGGACCCTACACCGGGCATCCCCTGATGGCGCACGGGCCTTGCAGATGGTGCTGCACACTCTCAAGATGATGGCCTATGGTGGGATTCATGATCACATTGCTCAG GGATTCCATCGCTACTCCACCGACCAGAGATGGCATGTTCCTCACTTTGAGAAGATGCTGTATGATCAGGGGCAGCTAGCTGTGGCCTATGCCAGGGCGTTTCAG ATTTCTGGCGATGAATTCTTTGCAGATGTTGCTGCGGACGTTCTGCTCTATGTCTCCCGAGATCTGAGCGACAGG GCTGGAGGGTTTTACAGTGCAGAGGACGCAGACTCCTACCCGACAGCCAAGTCCAAAGAGAAGCGGGAGGGGGCCTTCTGCGTGTGGACGGCAGAGGAAATACGGCGCCTCCTTCCAGAGCCTGTGGAGGGGGCCTCGGAGAGGAAGACTCTGGCAGATGTGTTCATGCATCACTATGGGATTAAGGAAGGTGGGAACGTGAGCCCAGCGAAG GACCCGCACCAGGAGCTGAGGGGGCAGAACGTGCTGATTGTGCAGTATTCCCTGGAGCTGACGGCAGCCAGGTTCGGGCTGGGCCTGGAACAGCTCAAGACGATGCTGGTGAAGAGCAGAGAGCGGCTCTGCGAAGCCCGGGGTCACCGACCGCGCCCACATCTGGACACCAAGATGCTGGCGTCCTGGAACG GCCTGATGATCTCGGGCTTCGCTCAGAGCGGGGCGATCCTTGGCAAGGAGGAGTACGTCAGCCGGGCCGGGCTGGCTGCTGACTTCCTGCGAGGCCACCTGTTCGATGCCAGCAGCGGCAGGCTGCTGCGGAGCTGCTACCGGGGCAAAGGCAGCtcggtggagcagag TGCTGTTCCCATTCAGGGCTTCCTGGAGGATTATGTCTTTGTGATCCAGGCTCTCTTCGACCTTTATGAGGCCTCACTGAACCAGAGCTGGCTGGAGTGGGCCGTGCAGCTCCAGCGCAAACAAGACGAGCTCTTCTGGGACGCCAAAGGCTTTGCATATTTCTCCAGCGAGGCTGGGGACTCCTCTCTGCTCCTCCGCTTGAAGGATG ATCAAGATGGCGTGGAGCCCAGCGCCAACTCCGTGGCCGTTGCTAACCTACTCAGGGCAGCCTGTTACTCCGGCAACATGGAGTGGGTGGAGAAAGCTGGGCAGATCCTGGCTGCCTTCTCAGAGAGGCTGCTGAAGATCCCTGTGGCCCTGCCAGAGATGGCCCGAGCCACCGTGGCCTTTCACCGCACTCTCAAACAG GTCGTTATCTGCGGCGCCCCAGAAGGAGAAGATACTAAAGATCTGCTCCGCTGTGTGCACTCCGTCTTCGCTCCAAACAAG
- the SPATA20 gene encoding spermatogenesis-associated protein 20 isoform X2 produces the protein MATGGKSSRSSIHRYTNRLINEKSPYLLQHAHNPVDWYPWGQEAFDKSKKENKLIFLSVGYSTCHWCHVMEQESFKNKEIGKILNDNFVCIKVDREERPDVDKVYMTFVQATSSGGGWPMSVWLTPDLKPFVGGTYFPPEDGIYQVGFRTVLLRIADQWKQNKNALLENSQRIMSALLARAEIGIKGEDSPPPFPEVMARCFQQLSESYDEEYGGFSEFPKFPTPVNLNFLFTYWTLHRASPDGARALQMVLHTLKMMAYGGIHDHIAQGFHRYSTDQRWHVPHFEKMLYDQGQLAVAYARAFQISGDEFFADVAADVLLYVSRDLSDRAGGFYSAEDADSYPTAKSKEKREGAFCVWTAEEIRRLLPEPVEGASERKTLADVFMHHYGIKEGGNVSPAKDPHQELRGQNVLIVQYSLELTAARFGLGLEQLKTMLVKSRERLCEARGHRPRPHLDTKMLASWNGLMISGFAQSGAILGKEEYVSRAGLAADFLRGHLFDASSGRLLRSCYRGKGSSVEQSAVPIQGFLEDYVFVIQALFDLYEASLNQSWLEWAVQLQRKQDELFWDAKGFAYFSSEAGDSSLLLRLKDDQDGVEPSANSVAVANLLRAACYSGNMEWVEKAGQILAAFSERLLKIPVALPEMARATVAFHRTLKQVVICGAPEGEDTKDLLRCVHSVFAPNKVLMLADGDSTGFLYHHLPFLSSLERKDGKATAYLCENFACSLPVTSSQELRRLLLL, from the exons ATGGCCACAGGAGGGAAAAGCAGCCGATCTAGCATCCATCGTTACACCAACCGTCTGATTAACGAGAAGTCTCCCTACCTCCTCCAGCATGCCCACAATCCGGTGgactg gTACCCGTGGGGCCAGGAAGCCTTTGATaaatcaaagaaagaaaacaagctgATATTTCTGTCAG TCGGCTATTCCACCTGCCACTGGTGCCACGTGATGGAGCAGGAGTCCTTCAAGAACAAAGAGATCGGCAAGATTCTGAACGACAACTTTGTGTGCATAAAAGTGGATCGTGAGGAGCGACCAGATGTGGATAAAGTTTACATGACCTTTGTGCAG GCCACCAGCAGTGGAGGGGGCTGGCCAATGAGTGTGTGGCTGACTCCTGACCTCAAACCCTTCGTAGGTGGGACGTATTTCCCTCCTGAAGATGGAATTTACCAAGTTGGCTTTCGGACGGTGCTGCTCCGAATTGCTGATCAG TGGAAGCAGAACAAAAATGCCCTTTTGGAGAATAGCCAGAGGATTATGTCAGCGCTGCTGGCAAGGGCTGAGATCGGCATCAAAGGGGAAGATTCGCCCCCACCTTTTCCAGAGGTCATGGCCAGGTGTTTCCAGCAGCTGTCTGAATCATATGATGAGGAATATGGTGGCTTTTCAGAGTTTCCAAAGTTTCCCACGCCAG TCAATTTAAATTTCCTGTTCACATACTGGACCCTACACCGGGCATCCCCTGATGGCGCACGGGCCTTGCAGATGGTGCTGCACACTCTCAAGATGATGGCCTATGGTGGGATTCATGATCACATTGCTCAG GGATTCCATCGCTACTCCACCGACCAGAGATGGCATGTTCCTCACTTTGAGAAGATGCTGTATGATCAGGGGCAGCTAGCTGTGGCCTATGCCAGGGCGTTTCAG ATTTCTGGCGATGAATTCTTTGCAGATGTTGCTGCGGACGTTCTGCTCTATGTCTCCCGAGATCTGAGCGACAGG GCTGGAGGGTTTTACAGTGCAGAGGACGCAGACTCCTACCCGACAGCCAAGTCCAAAGAGAAGCGGGAGGGGGCCTTCTGCGTGTGGACGGCAGAGGAAATACGGCGCCTCCTTCCAGAGCCTGTGGAGGGGGCCTCGGAGAGGAAGACTCTGGCAGATGTGTTCATGCATCACTATGGGATTAAGGAAGGTGGGAACGTGAGCCCAGCGAAG GACCCGCACCAGGAGCTGAGGGGGCAGAACGTGCTGATTGTGCAGTATTCCCTGGAGCTGACGGCAGCCAGGTTCGGGCTGGGCCTGGAACAGCTCAAGACGATGCTGGTGAAGAGCAGAGAGCGGCTCTGCGAAGCCCGGGGTCACCGACCGCGCCCACATCTGGACACCAAGATGCTGGCGTCCTGGAACG GCCTGATGATCTCGGGCTTCGCTCAGAGCGGGGCGATCCTTGGCAAGGAGGAGTACGTCAGCCGGGCCGGGCTGGCTGCTGACTTCCTGCGAGGCCACCTGTTCGATGCCAGCAGCGGCAGGCTGCTGCGGAGCTGCTACCGGGGCAAAGGCAGCtcggtggagcagag TGCTGTTCCCATTCAGGGCTTCCTGGAGGATTATGTCTTTGTGATCCAGGCTCTCTTCGACCTTTATGAGGCCTCACTGAACCAGAGCTGGCTGGAGTGGGCCGTGCAGCTCCAGCGCAAACAAGACGAGCTCTTCTGGGACGCCAAAGGCTTTGCATATTTCTCCAGCGAGGCTGGGGACTCCTCTCTGCTCCTCCGCTTGAAGGATG ATCAAGATGGCGTGGAGCCCAGCGCCAACTCCGTGGCCGTTGCTAACCTACTCAGGGCAGCCTGTTACTCCGGCAACATGGAGTGGGTGGAGAAAGCTGGGCAGATCCTGGCTGCCTTCTCAGAGAGGCTGCTGAAGATCCCTGTGGCCCTGCCAGAGATGGCCCGAGCCACCGTGGCCTTTCACCGCACTCTCAAACAG GTCGTTATCTGCGGCGCCCCAGAAGGAGAAGATACTAAAGATCTGCTCCGCTGTGTGCACTCCGTCTTCGCTCCAAACAAG
- the EPN3 gene encoding epsin-3 produces MTTSALRRQVKNIVHNYSEAEIKVREATSNDSWGPPSSLMSEIADLTFNTVAFAEIMGMIWRRLNDSGKNWRHVYKALTLLDYLIKTGSEKVAHQCRENLYTIQTLKDFQYTDRDGKDQGINVREKVKQVMGLLKDEERLKQERAHALKTKERMSIEGTGISSSQQLSYGRRTSQYGEDYGKPRGSPSSFNSSSSSPQHASDLEQARPQTTGEEELQLQLALAMSREEAEKQPLPPATSTDEELQLQIALSLSKKEHEKEVRACQGENSLLQRALEETHTGIEEEEEEDKMKKSQSSIVELADIFGPAPVTSTHVSADPWDIPGLKSNVEPAGASWGPSADPWAPIPAASGDPLNQMAASINQTSTGPWDLPPIVSSSSSDPWEKTPLSSSLSSADAWVKASPPSKASADATCTADPWGGVVDNPPRAASGDVTFDLFAKPPQPTEQLEHESSQAPSSIKPNSPVDLDLFGDLIPSTKQNGVKNTDVFDLAGLGDSLTDSDKERKDCKTPESFLGPTASSLVNLDSLVVAPATLKTHNPFLSGLSAPSPTNPFSISDQTKPTLNQMRTSSPVPGMATGMTMNSMTYSASLPLPLSSIPMTLPVSMSAFPQAGAGPFPQLPSNLPQPLLPLTGSALPPASQGVMNPFL; encoded by the exons ATGACTACCTCTGCCTTGCGCCGGCAGGTAAAAAACATTGTGCACAATTATTCGGAGGCGGAGATCAAGGTGCGTGAGGCGACCTCCAATGACTCCTGGGGCCCACCCAGCTCCCTGATGTCTGAGATTGCAGATCTGACCTTCAACACGGTGGCTTTTGCAGAGATCATGGGGATGATCTGGAGGCGGCTGAATGACAGTGGCAAGAACTGGCGCCATGTGTACAAGGCACTGACCCTGCTGGACTACCTCATCAAAACTGGATCAGAGAAGGTGGCCCATCAGTGCCGGGAGAACCTTTACACCATTCAGACTCTGAAAGACTTCCAGTACACAGACCGCGATGGCAAGGACCAAGGCATAAACGTGCGGGAGAAAGTCAAGCAGGTCATGGGCCTGCTGAaggatgaggagaggctgaagcaGGAAAGGGCTCATGCCCTGAAAACCAAAGAGCGCATGTCCATTGAGGGCACGGGcatcagcagcagccagcagctctcCTATGGCAGGCGGACATCACAATATGGAGAAGACTATGGCAAGCCGAGGGGGTCTCCATCATCCTTTAATT cCTCTTCCTCGTCCCCTCAGCACGCCTCAGACCTGGAACAGGCAAGACCCCAGACGACTGGAGAGGAGGAGCTGCAGTTACAGCTTGCACTAGCCATGAGTCGAGAGGAGGCTGAGAAG CAGCCACTTCCTCCAGCCACCAGCACAGATGAAGAATTGCAATTGCAGATAGCACTCAGCCTGAGCAAAAAGGAGCATGAGAAG GAAGTGAGGGCATGCCAAGGAGAGAACTCACTGCTACAGAGGGCACTGGAAGAGACCCACACGGGTatcgaggaggaggaagaagaggataaGATGAAGAAAAGTCAG TCCTCTATTGTGGAGCTGGCAGACATTTTTGGACCAGCGCCAGTAACTTCAACCCATGTTTCAGCTGACCCATGGGATATTCCAG GTCTCAAGTCCAATGTGGAACCAGCAGGAGCCTCTTGGGGCCCCTCTGCAGACCCCTGGGCTCCAATCCCGGCTGCTTCCGGGGATCCTCTAAACCAGATGGCAGCATCTATCAACCAGACCTCCACTGGGCCTTGGGATCTTCCTCCCatagtctcctcctcctcctctgacccTTGGGAGAAGACCCCCCTCTCTTCAAGTCTGTCATCAGCAGATGCCTGGGTAAAGGCATCCCCACCTTCTAAAGCTTCTGCTGATGCTACTTGTACTGCTGATCCTTGGGGAGGTGTCGTTGACAATCCTCCCAGGGCAG CTTCAGGTGATGTCACTTTTGACTTGTTTGCAAAACCACCCCAGCCGACAGAGCAGCTGGAACATGAGAGCTCACAGGCCCCATCCTCTATCAAGCCTAACAGCCCTGTTG ATTTGGACCTGTTTGGTGACCTGATTCCCAGCACCAAGCAGAATGGAGTTAAGAACACAGACGTTTTTGATCTTGCGGGCTTAGGAGACTCTCTTACTGACTCCGACAAAGAGAGGAAAGATTGTAAAACTCCAGAATCCTTTCTTGGCCCAACTGCCTCATCCCTGGTGAATTTGGACTCCTTGGTGGTTGCCCCTGCAACCCTGAAGACTCATAATCCATTTTTGTCAG GTCTCAGTGCACCTTCTCCCACAAACCCATTCAGCATCAGTGACCAGACCAAACCAACGCTCAATCAGATGAGGACCAGCTCCCCAGTGCCAGGCATGGCCACGGGGATGACCATGAACTCCATGACCTACAGTGCTTCACTCCCTCTTCCACTCAGCAGCATCCCAATGACCCTCCCCGTCTCCATGAGTGCCTTCCCGCAGGCCGGCGCAGGGCCGTTTCCACAGCTACCCAGTAACCTGCCTCAGCCTTTGTTGCCACTGACAGGCTCTGCTCTTCCCCCCGCCTCACAGGGCGTGATGAACCCTTTCCTCTGA